The Hymenobacter sp. DG01 genome has a segment encoding these proteins:
- a CDS encoding pentapeptide repeat-containing protein produces MDRTDLAVYILEKYKSGQRYFENLDIMNESLEGQNLDGITFENCSLYVSFRKANLTNAQFINGGIKTCDFREANLTGARFENVCIENAQFARAITIGTYFNNNSCYSQEVTQQHWEEWIKDYEE; encoded by the coding sequence ATGGATAGAACTGATCTAGCTGTTTATATATTAGAAAAGTATAAGTCCGGGCAACGCTATTTCGAGAATTTAGACATAATGAACGAAAGTTTAGAGGGACAAAATCTTGATGGAATAACTTTTGAAAATTGCTCTTTATACGTCAGTTTTCGGAAAGCTAATTTGACCAATGCTCAGTTTATAAACGGTGGTATTAAAACCTGTGATTTCAGAGAGGCGAATTTGACTGGCGCTCGTTTTGAAAACGTATGTATTGAAAATGCACAATTTGCACGAGCAATTACTATTGGGACTTACTTCAATAATAATTCTTGCTATAGCCAAGAGGTGACACAGCAACATTGGGAAGAGTGGATTAAAGATTATGAGGAATAG
- a CDS encoding prolipoprotein diacylglyceryl transferase, with the protein MSYPVHLTLGPLIIPIHLLLEVLAYSVGYRFYQHLRTRFPDPISDENRLWIFIGCATGALLGSRVLGLLEHPELLLHPPGGWLYYFTNKTIVGGLLGGLVGVELTKKRLGVTTSSGDLMVYPILLAMCIGRLGCHLSGLEDGTYGTATTLPWGFNFGDGVARHPTNLYEIGWLLLTAAGLWLAERHGPLPNGWRFRFFLAGYLLFRLLVEFLKPTTAPAGWGLTAIQWACVAGLGYYVWLFGWEKARTTFLNLLPSN; encoded by the coding sequence TTGTCCTACCCTGTTCACCTCACGTTAGGGCCGCTTATTATACCCATCCATCTGCTGCTGGAGGTGCTGGCATATTCGGTGGGCTACCGCTTCTACCAGCACCTGCGCACCCGCTTCCCCGACCCGATATCCGACGAAAACCGCCTCTGGATTTTCATCGGCTGCGCGACTGGCGCCCTGCTCGGTTCCCGGGTGCTAGGTCTGCTGGAACACCCGGAACTGCTGCTGCACCCGCCCGGTGGTTGGTTGTACTACTTCACCAATAAAACCATCGTCGGGGGCCTGCTGGGTGGCCTGGTAGGGGTAGAGCTAACCAAAAAACGCCTCGGCGTAACAACCTCCAGCGGCGACCTGATGGTGTACCCAATTCTGCTCGCTATGTGCATTGGCCGGCTGGGCTGCCACCTCTCGGGCCTCGAAGACGGCACCTACGGCACGGCCACTACCTTGCCCTGGGGTTTCAACTTCGGCGACGGGGTAGCGCGCCACCCCACCAACCTCTACGAAATCGGGTGGCTGCTGCTCACGGCGGCCGGCTTGTGGCTCGCGGAGCGCCACGGGCCGCTCCCGAACGGCTGGCGCTTCCGGTTTTTCCTGGCCGGCTATCTGCTATTCCGGCTGCTGGTGGAGTTTCTAAAACCTACGACCGCCCCGGCCGGCTGGGGCCTCACCGCCATTCAGTGGGCCTGCGTGGCAGGGTTGGGATATTATGTGTGGTTGTTCGGGTGGGAGAAAGCACGCACAACGTTTCTAAATTTACTGCCTTCTAATTAG
- a CDS encoding LLM class flavin-dependent oxidoreductase: protein METPLNIRLSVLDQSPVPVGRTPREALQHTLELARLTDRLGFTRFWVSEHHNTNTLAGSAPEVLLARLGAETSRIRLGSGGVMLPHYSALKVAENFRLLETLYPGRIDLGIGRAPGSDRITAHALNPHNTFSDEDFAEQLMDLRAYLRDEVVADTIHATVKAAPFADTQPELWLLSSSGQSGLFAAEAGAAFSFAHFINPNSGPKLMKLYRDRFKPSAELAAPQANVAIFVVCADTAGHAQALADNLALQMLKLETGNYSPIDAVEKVNLKNLSADLLHRLAYHHQRIICGTPDKVKADLTALAADYAVDEVVAVTITHDFDDRLHSYELLADAFALPVGVATSHTALVG from the coding sequence ATGGAAACTCCTTTGAATATTCGTCTCAGCGTATTGGATCAGTCGCCGGTGCCGGTGGGCCGCACCCCGCGCGAGGCCCTGCAGCATACCCTGGAGCTGGCCCGCCTCACGGATCGGCTGGGCTTTACCCGCTTCTGGGTGTCGGAGCACCACAATACAAACACGCTGGCCGGCTCGGCCCCGGAAGTACTGCTGGCCCGCCTCGGCGCCGAAACTTCCCGCATCCGGCTGGGCTCGGGCGGGGTGATGCTACCCCACTATTCGGCCCTGAAGGTGGCCGAGAACTTTCGCCTGCTTGAAACCCTATATCCCGGCCGCATCGACCTGGGCATTGGGCGCGCCCCGGGCTCCGACCGCATCACGGCTCACGCCTTAAACCCCCACAATACCTTCAGCGACGAGGATTTCGCCGAGCAGCTCATGGACCTGCGGGCTTACCTTCGCGACGAGGTAGTAGCCGATACCATTCACGCCACCGTAAAGGCAGCGCCCTTCGCCGATACCCAGCCCGAGCTCTGGCTGCTCAGCTCCAGCGGGCAAAGCGGCCTGTTTGCGGCCGAAGCGGGCGCAGCCTTCTCGTTTGCCCACTTCATCAACCCCAACAGCGGCCCCAAGCTGATGAAGCTGTACCGCGACCGGTTTAAGCCCTCGGCCGAGTTGGCCGCGCCCCAGGCCAACGTGGCCATTTTTGTGGTGTGCGCTGATACGGCTGGCCACGCCCAGGCCCTGGCCGACAACCTTGCCCTGCAGATGCTGAAGCTGGAAACCGGCAACTACTCCCCCATTGATGCCGTGGAGAAAGTAAACCTGAAAAACCTCTCCGCCGATTTGCTGCACCGCCTGGCCTACCATCACCAGCGTATTATCTGCGGCACGCCCGACAAGGTAAAGGCCGACCTCACGGCCCTGGCCGCCGACTACGCTGTGGACGAGGTAGTGGCCGTCACCATCACCCACGACTTCGACGACCGGCTGCACTCTTATGAATTGCTAGCCGATGCCTTTGCCCTCCCGGTGGGGGTAGCAACTTCGCATACTGCCTTGGTGGGCTAG
- a CDS encoding SDR family oxidoreductase, producing MKPETRNTLLVAAGAVGLLAATLYSNRRGSYDLSGRVVLITGGSRGLGLILARQAVAEGAKVAICARDADELERTRQELTQDGAEVLALVRDLTNAEEVQTLVAEVEHLLGSIDVLVNNAGIITAGPLDNIELRDYQDSMDTHFWAPLHAMQAVLPGMRRRGEGRIVNIASVGGKVPVPHLAPYCASKFALVGLSESYRAELLQYGIQVTTVCPGLMRTGSARHAIVKGQHKKEYAAFIIADSLPMLSMDADRAGREIWNACRRGDAEVILSVPAKVLSTLHGLFPGTTADVLSWVNRALPAPGGPLGDERRWGYESESEASRSWLTGLTRKAEKQNNER from the coding sequence ATGAAACCCGAAACCCGAAATACGCTCCTGGTCGCCGCTGGCGCCGTGGGCCTGCTGGCCGCTACCCTCTACTCCAACCGCCGTGGCAGCTACGACCTCTCAGGCCGCGTGGTGCTGATTACGGGCGGCTCGCGTGGCCTGGGCCTCATTCTGGCCCGGCAGGCTGTGGCGGAAGGTGCCAAAGTAGCCATCTGCGCCCGCGACGCCGACGAGCTGGAGCGGACCCGCCAGGAGCTAACCCAGGATGGCGCCGAAGTGCTGGCCCTGGTCCGCGACCTGACCAACGCCGAAGAAGTGCAGACCCTGGTAGCCGAAGTGGAGCACCTGCTGGGCAGCATCGACGTGCTGGTAAACAACGCCGGCATCATCACGGCCGGCCCCCTCGACAACATCGAGCTGCGCGACTACCAGGATTCCATGGATACCCATTTCTGGGCCCCGCTTCATGCCATGCAGGCCGTGCTGCCGGGTATGCGCCGCCGGGGCGAGGGACGCATTGTAAATATTGCCTCCGTGGGCGGCAAAGTGCCCGTGCCCCATTTAGCGCCCTACTGCGCCAGCAAGTTTGCCCTGGTGGGCCTTTCGGAAAGCTACCGCGCCGAGCTGCTGCAGTATGGTATTCAGGTAACTACCGTCTGTCCCGGCCTGATGCGCACCGGCAGCGCCCGCCACGCCATTGTGAAGGGCCAGCATAAAAAGGAGTACGCCGCCTTCATCATTGCCGACTCCCTGCCTATGCTGTCCATGGATGCCGACCGCGCCGGCCGCGAAATCTGGAATGCCTGCCGCCGCGGCGACGCCGAAGTGATTCTGAGCGTGCCGGCCAAAGTGCTTTCCACCCTACACGGACTCTTCCCCGGTACCACCGCCGATGTGCTGAGCTGGGTGAACCGCGCCCTGCCGGCCCCCGGCGGCCCCCTCGGCGACGAGCGGCGCTGGGGCTACGAAAGCGAGTCGGAAGCCAGCCGCTCCTGGCTCACCGGCCTCACACGCAAGGCTGAAAAGCAGAACAACGAGCGGTGA
- a CDS encoding TSUP family transporter, producing the protein MISTLTLALLCVFAFLAGLVDAIVGGGGLIQLPAMLVLLKDAGTPVPTILGTGKVSSLMGTAAALRRYAGQVPIQWRAVGTAAAVAGLFSFLGARVVSLLPQELLPPLVLGLLVVIAIYTFWRKDFGSIHAPRLPKSREALYGGLVGLIIGFYDGFFGPGTGSFLLFAFVGLFGYDFITASASAKLVNVATNLAALAYFAYTGQILWGVAIPMAVSNIIGSTLGAHLALRHGTGFVRILFLVVVGAFIIKLSLQVFG; encoded by the coding sequence ATGATTTCTACCCTCACCCTCGCCCTACTCTGTGTATTTGCCTTTTTGGCTGGTTTGGTTGATGCCATTGTGGGCGGCGGCGGCCTGATTCAGCTGCCGGCCATGCTGGTGCTGCTCAAGGATGCCGGTACGCCGGTGCCTACCATCCTCGGAACCGGTAAGGTATCTTCCCTGATGGGTACAGCCGCCGCCCTGCGCCGCTACGCCGGGCAGGTGCCCATTCAGTGGCGGGCCGTGGGCACGGCGGCGGCGGTGGCGGGGCTGTTCTCGTTTCTGGGGGCGCGGGTGGTGAGCCTGCTGCCCCAGGAGCTGCTGCCGCCGCTGGTGTTGGGGCTGCTGGTAGTTATTGCCATCTACACCTTCTGGCGCAAAGATTTCGGTTCCATTCACGCCCCGCGCTTACCCAAAAGCCGGGAGGCACTATATGGCGGACTGGTTGGGCTGATTATCGGGTTTTACGACGGGTTTTTCGGGCCAGGCACGGGGTCTTTTCTGCTGTTTGCCTTCGTTGGCCTCTTTGGCTACGATTTCATCACCGCCTCCGCCTCGGCCAAGCTGGTGAACGTAGCAACCAACCTGGCGGCCCTGGCTTATTTCGCTTATACCGGCCAGATCCTATGGGGCGTTGCCATTCCAATGGCCGTGAGCAACATCATCGGCTCGACGCTGGGCGCCCACCTGGCCCTGCGCCACGGTACCGGCTTCGTGCGCATCCTCTTTCTGGTCGTTGTCGGGGCCTTCATTATCAAGCTCAGCCTGCAGGTATTTGGTTGA
- a CDS encoding MDR family MFS transporter: MTENLTHRQKMLTFAGVLLAMFLGSLDQTIVSTALPRIVADLNGLDRFTWVATAYLVASTALVPIYGKLADTYSRRKIEIGAVSVFLLGSMLCGLAGEFGPLPLLGDGMNQLVIFRAVQGLGGAGLFAMAFIIIADLFPPAERGRYQGFTGAVFGTSSVLGPLLGGFLTDHGSNLIPGVAGWRLVFYVNLPLGLVALWFILTQMPALRPAATPKPLDYLAAGLLMLGLVPLVVALQLDKATYGWTSPVTLGMLAVSAAALALFVRRSLHHENPILDFSLFRNQVFRTANGALFLLGGAFLGIIIFEPLFMVNVLGVSATKAGVSLIPLSMGVVMGSLLAGQMVSRFGHYKRWMLGGLVVLLGGLSLLATMPVTVSYGQVLGYLLLSGLGLGPTMPLYTLAIQNAIEPQLLGQATSASQFFRQIGGAITASILGVILATTLSQGLPRTGTGPAIPVAMVAEGPAASVTAPASASAKAVFSQAISRVYLFNICLVVGGLLMTLFVPELPLRKSNTDAPPPAVE, encoded by the coding sequence ATGACCGAAAACCTGACGCACCGGCAAAAGATGCTCACGTTTGCCGGCGTGCTGCTGGCGATGTTCCTGGGCTCCCTCGACCAAACCATCGTCAGTACGGCGCTGCCCCGCATTGTGGCCGATTTGAACGGGCTGGACCGCTTTACGTGGGTAGCCACGGCCTATCTGGTAGCCAGTACGGCGCTGGTGCCCATCTACGGCAAGCTGGCCGACACCTATTCGCGACGCAAGATTGAAATCGGGGCGGTGAGTGTTTTCCTGCTGGGCTCTATGCTGTGCGGGCTGGCCGGCGAGTTTGGCCCCCTACCCCTGCTCGGCGACGGAATGAACCAGCTGGTAATTTTCCGGGCGGTGCAGGGCTTAGGCGGCGCGGGCCTGTTTGCCATGGCCTTCATCATTATTGCCGATTTGTTTCCGCCCGCCGAGCGGGGCCGCTACCAGGGCTTTACCGGGGCCGTGTTCGGCACCTCGTCGGTGCTAGGGCCGCTGCTGGGCGGCTTCCTTACCGACCATGGCTCCAACCTGATTCCGGGGGTAGCTGGCTGGCGACTGGTGTTCTACGTGAACCTGCCCCTGGGCCTGGTGGCTCTGTGGTTTATCCTGACCCAGATGCCGGCCCTACGCCCGGCTGCTACCCCCAAACCACTCGACTACCTCGCCGCCGGTCTGCTGATGCTGGGGCTGGTGCCGCTGGTAGTAGCCCTGCAGCTCGATAAGGCCACCTACGGCTGGACCTCGCCCGTCACGCTCGGGATGCTGGCGGTATCAGCCGCGGCGCTGGCTTTGTTCGTACGCCGCAGCCTCCACCACGAAAACCCGATTCTGGATTTCAGCCTGTTTCGGAACCAGGTGTTTCGCACGGCCAATGGGGCGCTGTTTCTGCTGGGCGGGGCCTTTCTGGGCATCATCATTTTTGAGCCCCTGTTTATGGTGAACGTGCTGGGCGTATCAGCCACCAAGGCCGGCGTAAGCCTGATTCCGCTCTCCATGGGCGTTGTGATGGGCTCCCTGCTGGCGGGGCAGATGGTGTCGCGCTTCGGGCACTACAAGCGCTGGATGCTGGGTGGACTGGTGGTATTGCTGGGTGGCTTGTCACTGCTGGCGACCATGCCCGTGACGGTCAGCTACGGGCAGGTGCTAGGGTATTTGCTGCTCAGCGGCCTTGGGCTGGGCCCTACTATGCCGCTCTACACCCTGGCTATCCAGAATGCCATCGAGCCGCAACTCCTGGGGCAGGCCACCTCGGCCAGTCAGTTTTTCCGGCAGATTGGCGGTGCCATCACGGCGTCTATTCTGGGCGTTATTCTGGCTACTACCCTGAGCCAGGGCCTGCCCCGCACCGGCACGGGGCCAGCTATTCCGGTGGCAATGGTAGCCGAGGGGCCTGCGGCCAGCGTTACGGCTCCTGCCTCAGCTTCGGCCAAAGCCGTGTTTTCCCAGGCTATTTCCCGGGTATATCTGTTCAATATCTGCCTGGTAGTTGGGGGCTTGCTAATGACGCTGTTCGTGCCGGAGCTGCCCCTGCGCAAGAGCAACACCGACGCGCCTCCGCCCGCAGTGGAGTAG